A stretch of the Thiocystis violascens DSM 198 genome encodes the following:
- a CDS encoding DUF3150 domain-containing protein: MTRADLSTPTRYDPSARTLSISPPCWVQATASTSNFNPSIANSGAFVCRGEAGVCAVLWQEINMQAITTITDQVTLVILSIAIWSGRKKLRAEDLKLGAEMPPEDLVSLGSKRVCDPDALKGFHRIKQRADRACLRVGTRFLGGYAVPHAHAEALAEQLDMIKTEFDRETRTFLCGYDQALEQWINRLPEFEEPIRRAIEPAAVVGARLRFGYQLVQIAPADHPGTLAEEVAGLGDGIFAEVSQLARDLDGSFEGKDKLHRRALGTFGRIREKLACLSFLDERIQPVVDAIDDWVGRLPMAAPITGGLFNEGMGLALLLSDPHRLARHGAGQWSLQHDTEGWEPDAEQPSFAAVDGEQAAVNPGSRRASREIESFFF; the protein is encoded by the coding sequence ATGACGCGGGCCGACCTGTCAACACCCACGCGGTACGACCCCTCCGCAAGAACACTGTCGATCTCACCACCCTGCTGGGTCCAGGCGACAGCTTCTACTTCTAACTTCAACCCATCCATCGCCAACAGCGGCGCATTCGTTTGCCGTGGTGAGGCGGGCGTGTGCGCCGTGCTTTGGCAGGAGATCAACATGCAAGCCATCACCACCATCACCGATCAAGTCACCTTGGTCATCTTGTCCATCGCGATTTGGTCCGGACGCAAGAAGCTCCGCGCCGAAGACCTGAAACTCGGGGCCGAGATGCCACCGGAGGATCTGGTGTCGCTAGGAAGCAAGCGCGTTTGCGATCCGGACGCCTTAAAGGGCTTTCATCGCATCAAACAGCGTGCGGATCGCGCTTGTTTGCGTGTCGGCACTCGTTTTCTGGGCGGCTATGCCGTCCCGCATGCCCACGCCGAAGCCTTGGCCGAACAGTTGGACATGATCAAGACAGAGTTCGACCGGGAAACCCGGACCTTTCTGTGTGGTTACGACCAAGCACTTGAGCAGTGGATCAATCGTCTGCCCGAGTTCGAGGAACCGATTCGCAGAGCGATCGAGCCTGCTGCTGTTGTTGGCGCACGGCTGCGCTTCGGCTACCAACTGGTGCAAATCGCACCGGCGGACCATCCCGGCACCTTGGCCGAGGAGGTGGCGGGGCTCGGCGACGGGATTTTTGCGGAAGTCAGCCAACTGGCGCGCGACCTGGACGGCAGTTTCGAGGGCAAGGACAAACTGCACCGCCGCGCGCTGGGCACCTTCGGACGCATTCGCGAGAAGCTCGCCTGTCTATCGTTTCTCGACGAACGCATTCAACCGGTCGTTGATGCGATCGACGATTGGGTCGGGCGTCTACCCATGGCCGCACCGATCACGGGTGGCCTCTTCAACGAAGGAATGGGGCTGGCGCTCTTGCTGTCCGATCCGCACCGCTTGGCGCGGCACGGTGCCGGTCAATGGTCGCTGCAACACGACACTGAAGGTTGGGAACCGGACGCCGAGCAACCGTCGTTCGCGGCTGTGGACGGCGAACAGGCGGCGGTCAATCCAGGGTCCAGGCGTGCGAGCCGCGAGATCGAGAGTTTCTTCTTTTAA
- a CDS encoding IS1 family transposase: MNHCPTCNTTKIVKNGFNATGKQNHLCRECGRQFVIDPLVSAISEETKSLIDRLLLERIALAGIARVANVSESWLQIYVNQKYEGVPRQLNVPKLSDFRLVVECDELWSFVLKKDEKQWVWIAKDRDSGYVVGLYIGSRGIKGAQGLWNSLPRDYQELADFYTDFWEAYQSVFPEFRHYAVGKESGKTNHIERYNCTLRQRISRLVRKALSFSKKLENHIGAIWHFVHHYNSTLSVKAHS, translated from the coding sequence ATGAATCACTGCCCAACTTGCAACACCACCAAGATCGTGAAGAATGGATTTAATGCAACCGGAAAGCAAAACCATCTTTGTCGGGAATGTGGCCGTCAATTCGTGATTGACCCCTTAGTTTCAGCGATTTCTGAAGAGACCAAATCGCTGATCGATCGACTGCTTCTTGAACGGATTGCGCTTGCTGGTATCGCGCGTGTTGCAAATGTCTCTGAATCCTGGTTGCAAATCTATGTCAATCAAAAATACGAGGGCGTTCCGCGCCAATTAAACGTGCCAAAGTTGTCTGATTTTCGACTGGTTGTCGAGTGCGACGAACTGTGGTCATTTGTTTTGAAAAAAGATGAAAAACAATGGGTTTGGATCGCGAAAGATCGTGACTCTGGATATGTTGTCGGACTTTATATCGGATCTCGTGGCATTAAGGGTGCGCAAGGATTATGGAATTCATTGCCACGCGATTATCAAGAATTGGCCGATTTCTACACCGATTTTTGGGAAGCTTATCAATCCGTTTTTCCAGAATTCCGTCATTACGCTGTCGGTAAGGAATCGGGAAAGACAAATCATATCGAACGATACAACTGCACACTCAGGCAACGTATTTCCAGGCTCGTACGAAAAGCACTTTCTTTCTCAAAAAAGCTTGAGAACCATATTGGAGCTATTTGGCATTTTGTCCATCATTATAATAGCACTCTCTCAGTTAAAGCTCATTCGTGA
- a CDS encoding AAA family ATPase, translating into MTTIPTGQTFNVAATFGVNAKPGLEVHGFADDAHPQIPVRQPYVFRPELLRDVLAYLHAANGDGLFLTGPTGSGKTSLICQIAARLNYPVQTVTCHGRLELNALIGQFVLINGSTRFVHGPLSVAARDGHLLILNESDLMDPSELAGLNDILEGQPLVIAENGGEVIQPHPQFRVFATGNTAGSGDRSGLYQGTLRQNLAFMDRFRVISVGYPDADTEKQVVLAAAPKLPLDIIDKMLRVAEDIRRLFLGSSEGEPELTLTMSTRTLVRWATLSLTFKGAPNVFEYALTQALTARAEPEQQEAIHRIAADIFGDYWQATP; encoded by the coding sequence ATGACCACGATCCCCACAGGACAAACGTTTAACGTCGCCGCCACCTTCGGCGTCAACGCCAAACCGGGCTTGGAAGTCCACGGCTTTGCCGACGACGCCCATCCGCAGATTCCGGTCAGGCAGCCCTATGTCTTTCGTCCCGAATTGCTCCGGGATGTGCTGGCCTATCTGCACGCTGCCAATGGTGACGGCTTGTTCCTGACTGGACCCACGGGCAGCGGCAAGACCTCGCTGATCTGCCAGATTGCGGCCCGGTTGAACTACCCGGTCCAAACCGTGACCTGTCACGGTCGCTTGGAACTGAACGCTTTAATCGGTCAGTTCGTGCTGATCAATGGCTCCACGCGCTTCGTGCATGGGCCGTTATCGGTCGCGGCCAGGGATGGGCACCTGCTCATCCTGAATGAATCCGATCTGATGGACCCGTCCGAACTGGCCGGTCTGAACGACATTCTGGAAGGCCAGCCGCTGGTGATCGCGGAAAACGGGGGCGAGGTCATTCAACCGCATCCCCAATTCCGCGTCTTCGCCACGGGGAATACCGCAGGTTCAGGAGATCGGTCAGGGCTGTACCAGGGCACCTTGCGCCAAAACCTCGCCTTTATGGACCGGTTTCGTGTCATCAGCGTTGGGTATCCAGACGCAGACACCGAGAAGCAGGTTGTTCTCGCGGCGGCTCCCAAGCTGCCACTCGACATCATCGACAAGATGCTGCGCGTGGCGGAGGACATCCGGCGCTTGTTCTTGGGGTCCAGCGAAGGCGAGCCGGAGCTAACCCTGACGATGAGCACGCGGACCTTGGTGCGTTGGGCCACCCTGAGCTTGACGTTCAAGGGCGCTCCGAATGTCTTCGAGTACGCCTTGACCCAGGCACTCACGGCGAGAGCCGAACCGGAACAGCAGGAAGCCATTCATCGGATTGCCGCCGACATCTTCGGCGACTACTGGCAGGCGACGCCATGA
- a CDS encoding VWA domain-containing protein: MQRHTITNALPIVAAAYGRKFGIPVQVSGSHAWTDGTMIQIPEIRDDATSKTLAFGYLAHEAGHVRYTDFGLPRHLTPLGRHLENIIEDIRIEAEMIQAYPGTRTTLDSVIETLMADGRMSEVNATDKPVEILSNGILALARHRYRQQPALATQAKQADRVMRKVLGSRFVHRLQGLMSEIPRLTSTADSIALAAKIVALVEEEASPEAEPDEEEEGTRQNQEQGANRQDQSGNNPDQSTQPKQVDVKPALQAALDATDAELPADLFESVAETLGKHSGDSPTLLPALEQYAGDRQQGQLALNRVKVHSAKLTARLQGLIEAHTLETRRSARRGRMLSTHHLHRAAVGDSRIFRLKERKVAPNTALHLLVDLSGSMAGGQDVIALDAAMALALALETTNGVSRAVSAFPGIDGEDEKITRLLSHDDRVSARAGAFVQRGRGGTPMTGALWFAVADLLARRETRKVVVTLTDGGPDDFTSAAKLVRQATVAGIQMIGVGIGLDVSRLFPVAIRIHDIADLKRELFQKAEQLLIVGG, translated from the coding sequence ATGCAACGACACACCATCACCAACGCCCTACCGATTGTCGCCGCCGCCTATGGGCGCAAATTCGGGATTCCGGTTCAGGTGAGCGGCTCGCACGCCTGGACCGATGGCACCATGATCCAGATCCCAGAGATCCGCGATGACGCCACCAGCAAGACCCTGGCCTTTGGCTATCTGGCGCACGAAGCCGGGCATGTCCGCTACACCGACTTCGGCCTACCACGGCATCTCACCCCGTTGGGTCGCCATCTCGAAAATATCATCGAGGACATTCGCATCGAAGCCGAGATGATCCAGGCTTATCCAGGGACACGCACGACCTTGGACAGTGTGATCGAGACGTTGATGGCTGACGGCAGGATGTCTGAAGTGAACGCGACGGACAAGCCGGTCGAGATCCTAAGCAACGGCATCCTTGCGCTGGCACGGCACCGTTACCGTCAACAACCAGCACTGGCAACCCAAGCGAAGCAAGCGGATCGCGTGATGCGCAAGGTACTGGGTTCAAGGTTCGTCCACCGACTGCAAGGTCTCATGTCCGAGATTCCAAGACTGACCAGTACCGCCGATTCAATCGCACTGGCTGCCAAGATTGTCGCCTTGGTCGAAGAGGAAGCCAGCCCGGAAGCTGAACCAGACGAGGAGGAGGAAGGAACCCGCCAGAACCAAGAACAAGGCGCTAATCGCCAGGATCAAAGCGGTAATAACCCAGATCAAAGCACTCAACCCAAGCAGGTTGACGTGAAACCAGCACTCCAAGCCGCCTTGGATGCGACAGACGCCGAGCTTCCCGCCGACCTCTTCGAGTCGGTTGCCGAAACACTGGGCAAGCATTCGGGTGATTCACCAACCCTGCTGCCTGCATTGGAGCAATACGCCGGAGATCGCCAGCAAGGACAGCTCGCGTTGAACCGGGTCAAGGTGCATTCCGCCAAACTGACGGCTCGACTGCAAGGACTCATTGAAGCTCATACCTTGGAGACACGGCGCTCCGCGCGAAGAGGCAGGATGTTATCCACGCATCACCTGCATCGCGCTGCTGTCGGAGATTCCAGGATCTTCCGTCTCAAGGAGCGCAAGGTGGCACCGAATACCGCGCTGCACCTGCTGGTCGACCTCTCAGGCTCGATGGCTGGAGGTCAAGACGTGATCGCGCTGGATGCGGCGATGGCCTTGGCGCTCGCGCTGGAAACGACCAATGGCGTGTCACGCGCGGTCTCCGCCTTTCCAGGAATCGACGGCGAAGATGAGAAGATCACGCGCCTTCTGTCGCATGACGACCGGGTGTCTGCAAGAGCGGGCGCGTTCGTGCAACGTGGTCGGGGCGGAACGCCCATGACTGGGGCGCTCTGGTTCGCGGTCGCAGATCTGCTGGCACGCCGCGAGACGCGCAAGGTTGTCGTCACCTTGACCGATGGCGGACCCGATGACTTCACGAGTGCTGCGAAGCTGGTTCGTCAAGCGACAGTGGCGGGGATTCAGATGATCGGCGTGGGGATTGGCTTAGATGTGTCGCGGCTATTTCCCGTGGCCATCCGCATTCACGACATTGCCGACTTGAAACGCGAACTCTTCCAGAAAGCGGAGCAGTTGCTCATTGTCGGCGGCTAG